A genomic segment from Ciconia boyciana chromosome 5, ASM3463844v1, whole genome shotgun sequence encodes:
- the LOC140651684 gene encoding E3 ubiquitin-protein ligase RNF4-like — protein MSTTQRKRRGGAANSRQARKRNRLVASTAEMASEAEPIELEESAGEEVVDLTCESSDPVVVDLTHNDSVVIVEENQRQRRNLRLRGQRQSDSCVLSSDDEDETRDNDVFVTDKVSRELGPLEDETASSKPSGTVSCPICMDGYSEIVQSGRLIVSTKCGHVFCSQCLRDSLRNANSCPTCRKKLTHRQYHPIYI, from the exons ATGAGCACA ACTCAACGAAAGCGCCGTGGAGGAGCAGCTAATTCTAGGCAAGCTCGGAAACGAAACAGGCTGGTGGCTTCTACCGCAGAAATGGCTTCAGAAGCAGAGCCAATAGAACTTGAAGAAAGTG CTGGTGAAGAAGTAGTAGATCTCACATGTGAATCTTCTGATCCTGTAGTCGTTGATCTAACGCACAATGATTCTGTTGTG ATTGTTGAAG agAATCAACGACAAAGGAGAAATCTCAGACTAAGAGGCCAGCGACAGTCAGACAGCTGTGTACTGAGTAGCGATGATGAAGATGAAACAAGAGATAATGATGTGTTTGTGACAGATAAAGTGTCTCGAGAATTGGGACCACTGGAAGATGAAACTGCAAGTTCAAA GCCGTCTGGTACCGTTAGCTGTCCGATTTGCATGGATGGCTACTCGGAG atcGTGCAAAGCGGACGGCTGATTGTGTCAACCAAATGCGGCCATGTCTTCTGCAGTCAGTGCCTCCGTGATTCCCTTAGGAATGCCAACTCTTGCCCAACCTGCAGGAAGAAACTCACTCACAGACAGTATCATCCCATTTATATATGA
- the LOC140652053 gene encoding E3 ubiquitin-protein ligase RNF4-like, with product MSTTQRKRRGGAANSRQARKRNRLVASTAEMASEAEPIELEESAGEEVVDLTCESSDPVVVDLTHNDSVVIVEENEQQRRNLRLRGQRQLDIYILISDDEDETRDSDVPSGTVSCPICMDGYSEIVQSGRLIVSTKCGHVFCSQCLRDSLRNANSCPTCRKKLTHRQYHPIYI from the exons ATGAGCACA ACTCAACGAAAGCGCCGTGGAGGAGCAGCTAATTCTAGGCAAGCTCGGAAACGAAACAGGCTGGTGGCTTCTACCGCAGAAATGGCTTCAGAAGCAGAGCCAATAGAACTTGAAGAAAGTG CTGGTGAAGAAGTAGTAGATCTCACATGTGAATCTTCCGATCCTGTAGTCGTTGATCTAACGCACAATGATTCTGTTGTG ATTGTTGAAG AGAATGAACAACAAAGGAGAAATCTCAGACTAAGAGGCCAGAGACAGTTGGACATCTATATACTGATTAGTGATGATGAAGATGAAACCAGAGATAGTGATGT GCCGTCTGGTACCGTTAGCTGTCCGATTTGCATGGATGGCTACTCGGAG atcGTGCAAAGCGGACGGCTGATTGTGTCAACCAAATGCGGCCATGTCTTCTGCAGTCAGTGCCTCCGTGATTCCCTTAGGAATGCCAACTCTTGCCCAACCTGCAGGAAGAAACTCACTCACAGACAGTATCATCCCATTTATATATGA